Proteins found in one Acidimicrobiales bacterium genomic segment:
- a CDS encoding LLM class flavin-dependent oxidoreductase → MEESWTDGSTARWPEIRDLAVRAEQIGFDTVWVPDELLWRPTDGPVRGWWECIAMSGGVAAATSRVKVGTWIMSALHRNPGLTAKAVETLDEISGGRFVFGLGSGHAGRQAHAFGLPEDRVYGRFEEAIEIIVPLLREGRANFEGTFHAARELEHRPVGPRPGRIPIMIGAKGPKMLRLAALHADIWSWYVEERSDLEEFGPWLAAFEAACFEVGRDPATVGKSAGIVVEPTAMTGAAEALAAPIRGPAEEIADGLRSFRTGGF, encoded by the coding sequence AGATCCGCGATCTCGCGGTCCGGGCCGAGCAGATCGGGTTCGACACGGTCTGGGTACCGGATGAGCTGTTGTGGCGGCCAACGGACGGGCCGGTGCGAGGCTGGTGGGAGTGCATCGCGATGAGCGGCGGCGTGGCCGCCGCAACCTCGCGAGTGAAAGTTGGAACGTGGATCATGTCCGCGCTGCACCGCAATCCCGGTCTCACCGCAAAGGCGGTCGAGACGCTCGACGAGATCAGCGGGGGACGCTTCGTCTTCGGGCTCGGGTCTGGCCATGCCGGTCGCCAGGCGCATGCCTTCGGACTGCCCGAGGACCGGGTCTACGGCCGCTTCGAGGAAGCCATCGAGATCATCGTTCCGCTTCTGCGCGAGGGTCGCGCCAACTTCGAGGGGACGTTCCATGCCGCTCGGGAACTGGAGCATCGTCCGGTCGGACCGCGACCCGGCCGGATCCCGATCATGATCGGCGCCAAGGGTCCGAAGATGCTCCGCCTGGCAGCCCTGCATGCCGACATCTGGAGCTGGTACGTCGAGGAGCGAAGCGACCTCGAGGAGTTCGGTCCATGGCTCGCGGCCTTCGAGGCAGCCTGCTTCGAGGTCGGCCGCGATCCCGCGACGGTTGGCAAGTCCGCCGGCATTGTGGTCGAGCCCACGGCGATGACGGGTGCCGCCGAGGCGCTCGCCGCGCCTATCCGCGGTCCCGCCGAGGAGATCGCCGACGGTTTACGGAGCTTCCGAACCGGTGGCTTTA